Below is a genomic region from uncultured Sunxiuqinia sp..
TTCTGGAAGTAGTTGATGGCGATATTGGGTTTTGTGATGTCATTTTTGGATGGGATGCCAATGACAAATGTTACGACAATGTAGAAATTACCGGCTGGCATACTGCCTATCCTGATGCAATTGCCCGAATTGATCTTTCGACCTACCGCAACATTCCGTGGGACAACGAATGTCCGTTTTTTCTGGCTGATTTCAGTTCTGAACCGGGCAAGGATTTGCCCGCTTGTCCTCGCAGCTTATTAAAACGAATCAGGAAACGTGCAACAGAGAAGGGCTTCGAAGCAGTATTCTCACAAGAATTTGAGTGGTTCAATTTTGTGGGAACTTCGAACGAGCTAGCCGAAAAGAATTATTCCGATTTGAAACCAATCTCGCCGGGAATGTTTGGCTACTCCATGCTTAGGCCAACACAATACCAAACCTATTTCAATGACCTGTTCGATTTGCTGGAGAAGTTTCAGGTAAGCCTCGAAGGCCTGCATACCGAAACCGGCCCCGGTGTTTATGAAGCGGCAATTCGTTACGATAAAATTGTACAAGCTGCTGACAAAGCAGCACTTTTCAAAAACAGTGTAAAAGAAATTGCCTATCAACATGGAATAATTGCCAGTTTTATGGCTAAATGGAATGATAATCTTCCCGGTTGTAGCGGACACATTCATCAAAGTTTGTGGGATATCGGTCAAAAAAGAAACCTCTTTTTCTCGGGCGACAAACAATCACCGATGAGCAGGCTGATGGAAAGCTACCTGGCCGGACAGCTATATTGCTTACCTCACATTTTGCCTATGTATGCACCAACAATCAACAGTTACAAACGGCTTCGCGAAGGTGCCTGGGCTCCGGTTACCGCAAGTTGGGGACTCGACAACCGCACAACAGCGGTTCGGGTTATCAACGGACAGGCGAAATCGATCCGACTGGAAATGCGCGTTCCCGGCTCCGACTCCAATCCATATCTGGCAATGGCTGCTGCCCTGGCCTCTGGTTTATATGGAATCGAAAATGAATTAGAACTAACGATTCCAAAAACAACCGGCAACGAATATGCCCAAAAAGACCACGAACGACTGCCGCTCAACCTACTGGATGCCAACAGAAAGATGAAAGATTCGAAGATTGCCAACACCCTGTTTGGAGAGGACTTTGTCAATCATTTTGTAGCTACACGAGAATGGGAATGGCGCGAATTCGCCAAAGCAGTAACCGATTGGGAAACAAAAAGGTATTTTGAAATTATCTGAAATTCCAATTTCTGATTACTTTTGGGAACTACAGACGACAGCTAAAAAAGAAGAAAGACTATGCAAACGCTTGATTATTTTCAGATAATCCGACAAGCTTGGGAAGAATTTGATGAGCGACATGATATTAAAGGAATTTTTGATGTCAGCGCCCATGTTTCAACCAACCATGTTTATAAAATATCCTTTTACGACCGGCAACCGGTTTTTGCAAAATTATCGGACTACGGTAATTTTGAACACTTCAAGGAAGATCATGTCATTATTAACAACTTGGCCAATAACTTGGAGGCGCCCTACGACAACTTCCTCGCCAAATCGTTGGTTAAACGAAACGATCTGTTCATCTTTCGCTACTACGATCAAAAACGCAACGCCTGGGTGGTTTTCTATAATCCGATCAGGATGAAACACAAAATGCCTCGCCGGCTTGAGCCCAAGCACATCCGGAAGCTTGGACGCGAACTAGCCCGCTTCCACAAGGCTTGCTCAAACGTAAGCAATCAGCTCCCGAAAGCGTCGAAAACAGTGGCAACCGACATCCATCGACTAATGAAAAATCTGGATTCCGGTAAATTCTGCGCAACAGCACCTCAACGCGATCTTTTAAAGAGCCAATGCGAAAAATTTATCGTTTATGCCGACAAGGTGAACTACACCACTGAAATTGAAACAATTCCGGTATTTGTAGACTGGAACATTGGTAACTTTTCGGTAACCGGTGACGGGAAGCTCTATTCCAGATGGGATTATGACTGGTTTCGGGAGTCCTCACGTGTCATGGATTTTTACTTCTTCAGCCGAGTGGTTTCCGACGTAGGCGACCGAACGGTTTTCAGCTATATGATCGACCCGCTAATGGAAGATCGATTCATCATGTTTCTAAAAGAATATCACCGTATCTTTCCGCTGACAGAACCAGAAGTACGCTTAATAAAAGAGGCCTATCGCTTTTTCATTTTAAATTACGTGGTGAAAGATGGAACACATTTCTTTCTACCATCGTACGCCCGTAAGTTGCAAAAAGAAGCCTACAATTTATACATTCCGGCCATTGACACGAATTACGATGTAGATAAAATATTGAAAGCATTAAAACTATAAATAGCATGAAGACGCAAGATTTCAGAAGTGTAGTAACGAACTACAAAGCGGTTTTTTTTGATGCTTTCGGGGTATTAAAAAATCACAAAGGAATTATTCCCGGTGTTGAAAATACGTTCGATTTTCTGGATGAAAAAGGAATTGACTATTACGTACTAACCAATGATGCGTCCCGAAGCCCGGAACAGCTGGCACGGATGTATCAAGATAATGGAATCCCCGCGATTACCACCGATAAGGTTATTTCTTCGGGCATGCTGGCGCACGACTGGTTGAAACTCAAAATAAAATCAGGCCGCGTTGCTTACCTGGGCACTGAGCAATCGGCTCACTACATTGAGTCCGCCGGATTGAAAACAATGCCCATCAGCAAGCTCGACCTAAATGATGTTGATGATATTACCTGCCTTGCATTTCTGGATGACGAAGGTTTCGACTGGAACAACGACATCAACAAAGTTATCAACCTGCTTCGGAAAAAAAACATGTCGGTGATAGTTGCCAATACCGATATTAACTACCCGGTCAACCGAGTTGACATTGCCATTGCTATTGGTGGAATTTCAGATATGGTTGAAGAAATTCTGGATCGACATTTTATCCGTTTTGGAAAACCCGATGCCCAGATGTTTATGTTTGCGTACGAAAAAGCATGCTTAAAACAAGCTCTTAATCGCGACGATATCCTGATGGTAGGCGATACGCTTTTTACCGACATCATTGGAGGCAACAAGTTTGGGATGGATACCGTACTTGTTCTTTCCGGAAATACCTTAGCGGAAAGTGCCAAATCGAAAATTCGCTCAACAGGAATTATTCCAACTTATGTATGCGATTCGGTGGCTAGCTTTTAACAAGCTGAAAAAAGAATTACCCGAATATTGGTTACGCAGAATGTGTTTTTGCCATGTTTTGTAATGCATCAATCAAAAACCGATCGTTCTCTTTTCCTTGCGAGGCAACGCGAATGTGGTATTGATCCAGCCCAATTTTGTTACTACAATCGCGCACATAAAGTCCATAGTTTTCAAGTAGCTGCATTTGCAAATCAACCGCTTTCATTCCAAATTCAATTTTAACAAGAATGAAATTGCTTCCGGTTGGATAAACCTTGAAGCCTGGAATCTCGACCAGTTTTCGATACAAATCTTTTACATCATCAATAACCCGAATACGCGAATTATGGTATTCCTGATTCGTCCTTTGAAGTTGCAACAAAAAGTACTCTGCAATGGAATTGATATTCCAAACAGGCAAAGCCTCCTTAATTTCTGTCTGAAACATTTTGTTTGAAGTCGCGCAATACCCCAACCTCAATCCCGGCACACCACAATGCTTGCTCATGCTTCGAACAACAATTAAGTTGTTATAATCTGCTAATTCTCCAAGCAAAGTCGGTACCTGTTCATCAGCAAAATCAATAAACGATTCATCGAGCAAAATCAACTTCAAATGTTTCATCTTCTTCAAAAACCACTTCATCTCATCAACTCGCATCAATTGCCCGGTTGGATTTCCGGGATTGATAATTAAGGCTGACTCAATCTGATTTTGATCAATCCAACTGGCATATTCCTCTAAATTCAGCTGATAATCCTTCTCTGGTTTAAGGTGGAATAATTTTGCCGCATCCAAATTTTTCAATTTTTCAATGTACTCACTAAACGTGGGAATCGGAATCGCGATTTGATCAATCAAACATTTCTCAATAATAGTAATCAGCTCAGTGGCACCATTGCCTAAAATCAGATATTGCGGATTAATTGCTAATACCTCGGCCAGCATTTCCCTCGCCAAACGTGGATTGCTGGATGGATAAGCTTTAATAATACTTGCTAATTTCGATTGCAGCTGCTCCATCATTTCATCGGTTGGATAATAAGGATTGGCAATGAAACAATAATCGATAACCTTGTCAAGCATTTCCTCGCCAACAATATCGGCCAATGCCGGTGAATGAGACGTTTCTTCGAATAGGGCTTTGTTGATCTTTATTTTTGCAGTGCGCATAATTCAAAAGTTAGGTGGCAAAAATAGCGAAACTCCGCATTCAACAGAAGTATCGGACATAAAAAAAGCTGCTCCCAAAGGAACAGCTTTCAATATTTAGTGTAATACTTTAATTACAATTTTTCAACTGCTTTGTGTGTAACTTTGATGATAACAGCAGCAATTTTGTATGGGTCACCATTTGATGATGGACGACGATCTTCTAAACGACCTTTCCAGCCATCTTCAACAGTTCCAATTGGAATACGAATAGAAGAACCGCGGTCAGAAACTCCATAAGAGAAATCTGTGATAGCAGCTGTTTCGTGAAGACCTGTTAAACGTTGATCGTTATACGCTCCGTAAACACTAATACACTCTTCAATATGGTTTCCAAATTCTTTGCAAATCGCATCAAATACTTTTTTATCAGCACAAGTTCTCATCAAACCATTAGAGAAGTTTGCGTGCATACCCGAACCATTCCAATCCAACTCTTTTCCTAGTGGTTTTGGATGCCATTCAACAACAACACCATATTTCTCACCGAGTTTTTCTAGGAAATAACGTGATACCCAAATTTGGTCACCAGCATCATGGGCTCCTTTTGCAAAGATTTGGTATTCCCACTGTCCTGCAGCTACCTCGGCATTGATACCTTCAACATTCAGACCCGCTTCTAAACAAACATCGAAATGCTCCTCAACCAATTCACGACCAAATGAGTTTTGCGCACCCACACCACAATAGTAAGGTCCTTGTGGAGCTGGATAACCATCAGCTGGAAATCCCAGAGGTTTGTTTGTTTGAGGATCCATCAAGAAGTACTCTTGTTCAAAACCAAACCAGAAATCTTCATCTTCGTCTTCGATGTGAGCACGTCCGTTAGAAATGTGTGGAGTCCCATCTGCATTTAATACTTCCGTCATTACAACGTAAGCATTTTTACGAGTTGGATCAGGATAAATTGCAACTGGTTTCAAGAGACAGTCAGAATCTCCTCCTTCTGCTTGTCGAGTTGAAGATCCGTCAAATGACCATACCGGGCAATCTTCCAATTTTCCGCTGAAATCTTTTGCAATTCTTGTCTTTGCCCTTAAAGTTTGTGTTGGCTTGTATCCGTCCAACCAGATGTACTCTAATTTTGTTTTCATCGTGTTACAAATTATAAGTTAATGATATATATTTTCGATAATTTGATGTCAAAAATAGAACCAGCTGACAAAATTATAAATAAAAGTGCAGCAAATTGTAAAAAGTTAATACAAAATTCATATAAGAATATATTTTTGTCCACTACCCTATTCAAAATGAGCCCGAAAGTTAAAAAAGATCTCTTTTTTTCCATAGTCATATTTGTAAAAATGAATAGAAATTTCAAATTAATAGCATTTCCCTATCAAGAACCCCTATTTTCATCAGGGACCCGATCTATTAGTAGGCTTCACCAGTTGCAAATTTTCAAATGTGTTTTTAGTTCAAAAATGATAAGCTATCTTTATGTTTTATTCGTAATTTTAAATATTTATTCAGAGTTAGTTTGATGGTATTTCATCTAAAAGAACTTACAACTTTATAATTTTTCACAATGAAAAACATCGACCGAAGAAAATTTCTAAAATCATCGGGTACGGCTGTTGCTGGAAGCATGATTCTCCCCAGTCTTATCCAGTCATGCCAGAGTGCTTCAGCCTCTGCCGAAGTTCAGGCTTACCTTGATCATTTTGGCGTTGATATAACGCTACTACAAAAAGTCACTAACAAATGCCTCAGCAAGGGTGGCGATTATGCCGATCTATTTTTTGAACACAAATTAAGTAACAGTCTATCGCTGGAAGACGGCAAGGTTAACCGTGCCTATTCAAATGTAGATTTTGGAGTAGGCATCCGTGTTTTAAAAGGAGACCAAACCGGCTTTGCCTATTCGGAAACAGTAACTCCCGAAGCATTGATAAAAGCAGCGAACACTGCAGCCAATATTGCAACGGGCAATGTAAACGTATCGGCGCAAGAAATTAAAGAAGCCATTCCTTCAAACTACTATAAAATTGATCGATCGTGGGAAGAGACAACGGTAGAGGAAAAAATCCCGTTCATTCAGGCTTTAAACGACCAGATATTTGCCAAAGACACGCGCGTATCAAAGGTGAATGCCTATTTGAGCGACCAATCAGCTTATGTTCTTTTTTACAGCTCCGAAGGGATTCTCACCTACGATTACCGCCCAATGGTAAGTTTAGGAGCATTTTGCGTAATGGAGAAACAGGGTAAAATTGAGAATGCTTATTCTTCGCGTTCGTTCCGAAAAGGCTTCGAGTTTTTAAATGATGAGCTTGTGAGCTTGTTGGCCACCGAGGTGGTCGACCGAACATCGCTCCTATTTGAAGCCACTAAACCAAAAGCCGGCGAAATGCCTGTTGTAATGGGAGCCGGAGGATCCGGAATCTTGCTGCACGAAGCTATTGGCCATACCTTTGAAGCCGACTTCAACCGAAAAGGAACATCTATTTTTGCAGACAAAATGGGCAAAAAGGTAGCCGAGAATTTTGTCAATATTGTGGATGATGGAACACTGCTTGAAAACCGGGGATCGTTAAACACCGACGACGAAGGAAATGCAACCGAAAAAACATATCTGGTTAAAGACGGAATCCTTAACAGCTACCTGCACGACCGAATTAGCTCGAAACATTACCAAGTAAACCCAACAGGAAATGGAAGGAGAGAATCCTTCCGTCATATGCCACTGCCACGAATGAGAGCGACTTATATGGAAGTTGGACCTCACTCAAAAGATGACATCATCACCAATGTGAAACAAGGCATTTATGTGGATAATTTCAGCAATGGTGAAGTAAAAATCGGAGCCGGCGATTTCACCTTCTTTGTTAAGTCGGGCTGCCTGATTGAAAACGGAAAACTAACACGCCCAATTAAAGACATCAACATTATTGGTAACGGACCGCAAGCACTGGCCGACATTACAATGTGTGCCACTGACTACAAAATAGACAACGGCACCTGGACCTGTGGAAAATCCGGCCAATCGGTTCCTGTAACCTGTGGACTACCTACCGTTTTGGTAAAAAAACTCACCGTTGGTGGTGTTAGCTAAATCAAGTTCAATCATTCAGAAAAAAGGAATTAAAATGACACGAGAAGAAAAATACAGTCTGGCAAAATGGGCCATGCAACATGCATTGGACGGTGGAGCTGACCAAGTCAGCATTATTATTTCGCAAAGCAAAAGCAGCAACGTTGATGTTCGAGAACAAAAAATAGACACGCTGAAAGAAGCGATCGAAAGCAACATGAGTATCCGCTTGTATGTTGACAATAAATATTCGTCGCACCGAACCAATCGGCTGGAACAGACAGAACTTTCCCGCTTCATTGAACAAGCAATTGTCGCTACCAAATATTTATCTCCCGACCCATATCGCTCATTACCCGATCCCAATTTATATTATCAAGGTGAAGGAGAAGATCTTGGAACTGAGGATACTTCCTACGACAATATTGATCCAAAAACCAAAGTTGATCTGGCTTTTCAAATTGAAAAAGAAGCTATAAACAAAGATGAGCGCATCATCTCGGTATCGGCAAGTTACTCCGATAAAACGAGCAGCCGACTAATGGTGACAAGTAATGGTTTTGAAGGTGAAACAAAAAACAGCTCTTATAGCCTGGGAGCCTCCGTATCGGTTGACGGTGGAGATGCGCGTCCAAGTGACGCCTGGCGCGAACGGGCTATTTTGTTCGATCAACTGCAAAAATCAAATATTGGATCAGTTGCCCTCGATCGCGTACTAAAAAAGATTGGTCAACAGAAAATCAGCTCTGGCAAATACGACATGCTTGTTGAAAACAGGGCTATTGGGCGGTTATTCTATCCCTTGCTAAGCGCGTTGGACGGTTACAACATTCAGCAGAAAAACTCTTTTTTGATTGATAAAATCGGAGAAAAAGTGGCGTCTGAAAAACTTACATTAACCGACGATCCGTTTATTCAGGGCGGGCTGGGCTCGCAGCTATTCGATAGCGAAGGGCTGGCTTTAAAAAAGCGCGAGGTATTTAAACAAGGAGTACTCGGCACTTACTACATTGACACCTACTACGCGAAAAAACTGGAGATGGAACCGACAACCGGAGACTCTTCGAATTTAATTTTTGAGAGCGGCGAAAAGGATCTTGAAGCACTTGTAAAAAGCATGAAAAAGGGGATTCTGGTTACCGGCTTCAACGGTGGAAACACGAATGGATCAACCGGAGATTTCTCCTATGGGATTGATGGTTTTCTGGTTGAAGATGGAGAAATCATCAAGCCGGTTTCCGAGATGAACATCAGTGGAAATATGAAAGAGCTGTGGATGAATCTGGCCGAAGTTGGAACAGATCCGAACCCGATTTCATCCTGGCAAACACCGTCCATGTTATTTAAAGGAGTTGATTTTAGCGGTAGCTAAGTCCCCAGAAAAATAGGCAGACAATCATAGAAAAACCTTATCCTTTCGCAGGAGGAGGTTTTCTTTTTTATTTTTGAAGAAAAAAAGCAGTGGCAAAACGAGAAAAAAAAGGGAAAAGCAAAAGTTCAGCGGGCTACAACCAGAAAATAGGTGAAGATTTCCTGCTTCAAAATGCACAAAAAGAAGGCGTGCAGGAAACAGCCAGCGGGCTTCAGTATAAAATTATTGAAGAGGTGGACGGACAAAAGCCATCGGAATTTGACACCGTGCTGATTCACCAGCGAGCACTTCTATTAAACGGGACAATACTAGAAGATACCTACCGCCAAAACAAACCCGACGACATGAAAATTGAAGAACTGATCGAGGGATTGCAAGAAGGACTTCTGATGATGACCAAAGGCAGTCGCTACAAATTTTGGATTCCCTCGGATCTTGGCTGGGGACGAAAAGGAACAAGCAATAAAATACCTCCTTTTGCTGTGCTGGCCTTCGACATTCGCTTAGTTGATATTTTGACTTAAACACCCAAGAAAAACGGATATCTCAAAAGACTTCAATCTTCTGGCATCAATCTTGTTTAAACAGCTAAAACTTATACAAACAACCAATAAAAAAAAATAAAGTCATGAAAGCAATAACAAGTACTATTTTATTAATTGCCTTAGCAGTTATGACATCCTGTGAGGGGCCAATGGGGCCTGCCGGATATGATGGATTTGACGGAGAAGATGGAGTAAATATTCAAGGAAGTATCTTTGAATTTACTGATGACTTCACAAACGCTAATGATTTTAGCTTATCCTATTCATTCCCCAATGGATTCGAGATTTATTCAACCGACATTGTAATGGTCTACATCCTATGGGAACAAGCGGACTACGGAGGAGAAACAGTTGATGTTTGGCGAGCACTACCTCAAACAGTTGTTTTAAATGAGGGTGTCATTCAGTACAATTTTTATCACACAGTGTACGACGTTCGGGTTTTTATTGATGAAACAGTTGGAGAATTGCGTCCTGAAGAAACCCAAAACCAGACCTTTCGGATTGCAGTGCTCCC
It encodes:
- a CDS encoding histidinol-phosphate transaminase, translated to MRTAKIKINKALFEETSHSPALADIVGEEMLDKVIDYCFIANPYYPTDEMMEQLQSKLASIIKAYPSSNPRLAREMLAEVLAINPQYLILGNGATELITIIEKCLIDQIAIPIPTFSEYIEKLKNLDAAKLFHLKPEKDYQLNLEEYASWIDQNQIESALIINPGNPTGQLMRVDEMKWFLKKMKHLKLILLDESFIDFADEQVPTLLGELADYNNLIVVRSMSKHCGVPGLRLGYCATSNKMFQTEIKEALPVWNINSIAEYFLLQLQRTNQEYHNSRIRVIDDVKDLYRKLVEIPGFKVYPTGSNFILVKIEFGMKAVDLQMQLLENYGLYVRDCSNKIGLDQYHIRVASQGKENDRFLIDALQNMAKTHSA
- a CDS encoding HAD-IIA family hydrolase translates to MKTQDFRSVVTNYKAVFFDAFGVLKNHKGIIPGVENTFDFLDEKGIDYYVLTNDASRSPEQLARMYQDNGIPAITTDKVISSGMLAHDWLKLKIKSGRVAYLGTEQSAHYIESAGLKTMPISKLDLNDVDDITCLAFLDDEGFDWNNDINKVINLLRKKNMSVIVANTDINYPVNRVDIAIAIGGISDMVEEILDRHFIRFGKPDAQMFMFAYEKACLKQALNRDDILMVGDTLFTDIIGGNKFGMDTVLVLSGNTLAESAKSKIRSTGIIPTYVCDSVASF
- a CDS encoding metallopeptidase TldD-related protein; this translates as MKNIDRRKFLKSSGTAVAGSMILPSLIQSCQSASASAEVQAYLDHFGVDITLLQKVTNKCLSKGGDYADLFFEHKLSNSLSLEDGKVNRAYSNVDFGVGIRVLKGDQTGFAYSETVTPEALIKAANTAANIATGNVNVSAQEIKEAIPSNYYKIDRSWEETTVEEKIPFIQALNDQIFAKDTRVSKVNAYLSDQSAYVLFYSSEGILTYDYRPMVSLGAFCVMEKQGKIENAYSSRSFRKGFEFLNDELVSLLATEVVDRTSLLFEATKPKAGEMPVVMGAGGSGILLHEAIGHTFEADFNRKGTSIFADKMGKKVAENFVNIVDDGTLLENRGSLNTDDEGNATEKTYLVKDGILNSYLHDRISSKHYQVNPTGNGRRESFRHMPLPRMRATYMEVGPHSKDDIITNVKQGIYVDNFSNGEVKIGAGDFTFFVKSGCLIENGKLTRPIKDINIIGNGPQALADITMCATDYKIDNGTWTCGKSGQSVPVTCGLPTVLVKKLTVGGVS
- a CDS encoding glutamine synthetase family protein — translated: MTNKKDLIKTIKESTQSKIKFAVVDIDGILRGKTIHKDKFLEVVDGDIGFCDVIFGWDANDKCYDNVEITGWHTAYPDAIARIDLSTYRNIPWDNECPFFLADFSSEPGKDLPACPRSLLKRIRKRATEKGFEAVFSQEFEWFNFVGTSNELAEKNYSDLKPISPGMFGYSMLRPTQYQTYFNDLFDLLEKFQVSLEGLHTETGPGVYEAAIRYDKIVQAADKAALFKNSVKEIAYQHGIIASFMAKWNDNLPGCSGHIHQSLWDIGQKRNLFFSGDKQSPMSRLMESYLAGQLYCLPHILPMYAPTINSYKRLREGAWAPVTASWGLDNRTTAVRVINGQAKSIRLEMRVPGSDSNPYLAMAAALASGLYGIENELELTIPKTTGNEYAQKDHERLPLNLLDANRKMKDSKIANTLFGEDFVNHFVATREWEWREFAKAVTDWETKRYFEII
- a CDS encoding FKBP-type peptidyl-prolyl cis-trans isomerase, translating into MAKREKKGKSKSSAGYNQKIGEDFLLQNAQKEGVQETASGLQYKIIEEVDGQKPSEFDTVLIHQRALLLNGTILEDTYRQNKPDDMKIEELIEGLQEGLLMMTKGSRYKFWIPSDLGWGRKGTSNKIPPFAVLAFDIRLVDILT
- a CDS encoding glutamine synthetase beta-grasp domain-containing protein, with the protein product MKTKLEYIWLDGYKPTQTLRAKTRIAKDFSGKLEDCPVWSFDGSSTRQAEGGDSDCLLKPVAIYPDPTRKNAYVVMTEVLNADGTPHISNGRAHIEDEDEDFWFGFEQEYFLMDPQTNKPLGFPADGYPAPQGPYYCGVGAQNSFGRELVEEHFDVCLEAGLNVEGINAEVAAGQWEYQIFAKGAHDAGDQIWVSRYFLEKLGEKYGVVVEWHPKPLGKELDWNGSGMHANFSNGLMRTCADKKVFDAICKEFGNHIEECISVYGAYNDQRLTGLHETAAITDFSYGVSDRGSSIRIPIGTVEDGWKGRLEDRRPSSNGDPYKIAAVIIKVTHKAVEKL
- a CDS encoding TldD/PmbA family protein, which gives rise to MTREEKYSLAKWAMQHALDGGADQVSIIISQSKSSNVDVREQKIDTLKEAIESNMSIRLYVDNKYSSHRTNRLEQTELSRFIEQAIVATKYLSPDPYRSLPDPNLYYQGEGEDLGTEDTSYDNIDPKTKVDLAFQIEKEAINKDERIISVSASYSDKTSSRLMVTSNGFEGETKNSSYSLGASVSVDGGDARPSDAWRERAILFDQLQKSNIGSVALDRVLKKIGQQKISSGKYDMLVENRAIGRLFYPLLSALDGYNIQQKNSFLIDKIGEKVASEKLTLTDDPFIQGGLGSQLFDSEGLALKKREVFKQGVLGTYYIDTYYAKKLEMEPTTGDSSNLIFESGEKDLEALVKSMKKGILVTGFNGGNTNGSTGDFSYGIDGFLVEDGEIIKPVSEMNISGNMKELWMNLAEVGTDPNPISSWQTPSMLFKGVDFSGS